One Helianthus annuus cultivar XRQ/B chromosome 12, HanXRQr2.0-SUNRISE, whole genome shotgun sequence genomic region harbors:
- the LOC110892876 gene encoding uncharacterized protein LOC110892876, with translation MGRGVYQTADSFSRKWGAMRTKVSNFNIIYNNLVNNTRRRSGASDVDVLTEAHNDFRMHHGHMFTLVTTWELLHKSPKWHLVPPFDPTRPRSKRSISTSTTEPSGSDARTLINLNEDADEFEEPQLQELPRPTGRDKSKAKARGKSTKSDGPSKMSEFQAYLKQIISIREKDQEMRMEKQIQRNGLSRKGCVTSTRGGPSHFGSS, from the coding sequence ATGGGTCGTGGCGTGTATCAAACTGCCGACTCTTTTTCGAGAAAGTGGGGTGCTATGAGGACGAAGGTTAGCAACTTCAACATCATATACAATAATCTCGTCAATAACACTCGAAGGAGAAGTGGTGCGAGCGACGTCGATGTCTTGACGGAAGCCCACAACGACTTTAGAATGCACCATGGGCATATGTTTACGTTGGTAACCACATGGGAGCTTCTTCACAAATCTCCTAAGTGGCATCTTGTGCCACCGTTCGACCCAACCCGTCCTAGATCCAAACGGTCTATATCGACATCCACCACCGAACCATCTGGGTCCGATGCTCGTACATTAATTAATCTAAACGAGGATGCTGACGAGTTTGAAGAACCACAACTACAAGAGCTGCCTCGTCCAACTGGTAGAGATAAAAGTAAAGCCAAGGCACGTGGAAAGTCTACTAAATCAGATGGCCCGTCAAAGATGAGCGAGTTCCAGGCATATCTCAAGCAAATAATCTCCATTAGGGAAAAAGACCAAGAAATGAGAATGGAGAAACAAATCCAAAGAAATGGGCTTTCTCGCAAGGGATGTGTCACATCTACCAGAGGAGGACCGAGTCATTTTGGAAGCTCGTAA
- the LOC110894929 gene encoding histone H4, whose product MSGRGKGGKGLGKGGAKRHRKVLRDNIQGITKPAIRRLARRGGVKRISGLIYEETRGVLKIFLENVIRDAVTYTEHARRKTVTAMDVVYALKRQGRTLYGFGG is encoded by the coding sequence ATGTCTGGACGTGGAAAGGGAGGAAAGGGGTTGGGAAAGGGAGGAGCAAAGCGTCACCGGAAAGTTCTCCGGGATAACATTCAGGGTATCACCAAACCTGCAATCAGGAGGCTTGCTAGAAGAGGTGGAGTCAAGAGAATCAGTGGTCTCATTTATGAAGAGACACGTGGCGTTTTGAAGATATTTTTGGAGAATGTGATTCGTGATGCTGTTACCTACACGGAGCACGCTCGCCGGAAGACGGTGACAGCGATGGATGTTGTGTATGCATTGAAGAGGCAGGGAAGGACTTTGTATGGTTTTGGGGGTTAA